One Helianthus annuus cultivar XRQ/B chromosome 7, HanXRQr2.0-SUNRISE, whole genome shotgun sequence genomic region harbors:
- the LOC110866500 gene encoding uncharacterized protein LOC110866500, with protein MVTPLEKAIERYIDGLPDSVQDIVTGFAARSCGFVVLSFLLHVAWFLISVAMDSSQFKPSDMDARHVKPPDILSSSLNPNKGFAGVNENTDTTPSSTPGTAPIRGIGLRVTNIEGNTLMPRRGLYSTNNQSVLDGLEAISIPVDNLFAAGGSSSMANKGKPDSVHDDCYWDTYKAEESVSYAEKVQSTRMKREVNFRLMKATESRDDADVVIPREVVQKVQNKFDNVLYGYFLGNRLPFPVVEYYAKNVWAKYGFSKLMMNTSGFFFFKFDSKEGLTKVLEGGPWLIRKVPLFLNVWSPKVTLKKDSIKTVPVWVKLHNVPIAVYTDDGLSLLASKLGTPKRLDSYTADMCVDNWGRSSYARAMIEINADNELKDYITVAIPKMDEEGFVLERVKVEYEWKPLRCSSCCLFGHDDNTCHKKPKGKAKVVTVDEEGFVTDNRRMARYSFPQKKQKPRVVYKQKTNKNHASTSGTKGDTSDVPLSNAFEVLDNSKNEEKRDPTSAKSMVDETHGTRIQQPEEVIEVIPTEMADFMRDKICKKVFRNWSWTSNGGVCDRGTRVILGWNADDIDLMVVSQSDQDRRSLWTDLCNFRGITNDVPWVVMGDFNAALNMEDFLTGPSSHTIAMRDFYDCVQNTELIDVKSHGLHFTWSQRPKDGVGTLKKIDRIMGNVKLLDVFPDAYAMFQPFRVSDHAPGILRLASMDTGRPKPFKFPNFITSKPDFGQAVTAEWSKNVEGVAMYSVVQKMKSLKPHFRRILRNQGNLHKRVTELRNQLDQIQKQVDASPFDTALRSSEAICLQEYKIAAYDEECFLKQKAKVQWLCAGDSNTSYFHNYVKGRNARSKIHCIKDTKGNLFEGDDVPTALLAHYSVFMGTEDQVDKVDDTDMFVNVLQPNVAENMVRQVTEDEVKRAMFSIGENKAPGPDGYTSAFFKKSWDVVGGEVTKAVLDFFSNGQILKQINHTILALVPKVETPNTVLDYRPISCCNVLYKCISKIITDRIKRGLGYLVNINQSAFVPGRKISDNILLTQELMHNYHVDRGPPRCALKIDIQKAYDTVSWSFLEEILIRFGFHQKMISWIMACVTTVSYSVSINGELHGYFRGKRGLRQGDPMSPYLFTLVMEVLSLMLQKMALNNAFSVSGLVPSLPKSTIFFCNVPSDVKSNILSLLPFREGSLPVRYLGVPLISTRLSFRDCRILVERMERKVDNWLTKSLSFAGRLQLIKSVLSAMYTYWASVFILPMRIVKDLEKRMRRFLWNASSSRSTRSKVPWKDVCKPKEEGGLGIRSISEVNKALITSHIWSIITNRESLWVQWIHAYRLKGRNFWEIPARGNLTWSWRKILAIRSLVRPFVWKSIGNGNGTNVWSDNWCSCSPIRHFITPRMIAREGFTLTNTVADIIDSNGDWRWPHAWLDLFPVLINVARPVIAQDMEDRFGWKSFDGKIGHFTSWEAWNNLRVRENKVAWVNMVWYGQCIPRHSFHIWLVITNKLKTQDRLAVWEAGSETNLILMCCPLCKYGRDSRDHLFFQCCFSAKVWNIVNKRVDMGMVNDTWSSVMAWVDQHANSKKLEHIVCKLVVAASTYFIWQERNNRLFSNLQRSENTVAQLILDIVRLRIMGFKVSGDVNHRKLLERWKIKEDDPG; from the exons atggttaccccacttgagAAAGCTATCGAGAGGTATATTGATGGCTTACCGGACTCTGTACAAGACATCGtcactg GGTTTGCTGCTAGATCGTGTGGTTTTGTTGTTCTGTCGTTCTTGTTGCACGTTGCATGGTTCTTGATTTCAGTTGCCATGGATTCTAGTCAGTTCAAGCCTTCGGATATGGATGCTAGACATGTTAAGCCGCCGGATATATTGAGTTCCTCGTTAAACCCTAATAAGGGTTTTGCCGGGGTCAATGAAAACACTGATACAACTCCTAGTTCAACGCCAGGTACTGCTCCGATCCGTGGTATTGGGTTACGGGTAACAAACATTGAAGGTAATACATTGATGCCTAGGAGGGGGTTATATTCCACGAATAATCAATCAGTTCTTGACGGGCTGGAGGCCATATCTATACCTGTGGATAACCTATTTGCGGCTGGTGGTTCGTCGTCAATGGCTAACAAGGGTAAACCTGATAGTGTGCATGATGACTGTTACTGGGATACTTATAAGGCGGAAGAATCAGTATCGTATGCTGAAAAAGTTCAGTCTACGCGGATGAAAAGAGAGGTTAACTTCAGACTTATGAAGGCCACGGAATCTAGAGATGATGCGGATGTTGTTATACCGAGAGAGGTGGTGCAGAAGGTTCAAAACAAATTTGATAATGTGCTCTATGGGTACTTTCTAGGGAATCGCTTACCGTTTCCGGTGGTCGAGTATTATGCGAAGAATGTTTGGGCTAAGTATGGGTTTTCGAAGCTTATGATGAACACGTCggggttctttttctttaagtttgattCAAAGGAGGGATTGACGAAGGTTTTAGAAGGAGGACCATGGTTAATACGTAAAGTTCCATTATTTCTGAATGTATGGTCTCCGAAGGTTACTCTCAAGAAGGATAGCATCAAAACAGTTCCAGTATGGGTTAAGTTGCACAATGTGCCGATTGCGGTCTACACTGATGATGGATTGAGCTTGCTGGCATCAAAGTTAGGGACCCCTAAAAGGTTAGATTCTTATACAGCCGATATGTGCGTTGACAATTGGGGAAGGAGTAGTTATGCTCGGGCAATGATTGAGATAAATGCTGATAATGAGTTAAAAGATTATATTACTGTGGCTATCCCGAAAATGGATGAGGAGGGTTTTGTTTTGGAACGGGTTAAAGTTGAATATGAGTGGAAGCCGCTCCGCTGTAGTTCATGTTGTTTGTTTGGCCACGATGATAACACATGTCACAAGAAACCTAAAGGTAAGGCTAAGGTGGTAACGGTTGATGAGGAGGGTTTTGTCACTGACAACAGAAGGATGGCGAGGTACTCGTTTCCTCAAAAGAAGCAGAAACCAAGGGTTGTGTATAAGCAAAAGActaataaaaaccatgcaagtacGTCTGGGACGAAGGGGGATACATCGGATGTGCCGTTGTCGAACGCTTTTGAGGTGCTTGATAACAGCAAGAATGAGGAGAAAAGGGACCCGACAAGTGCCAAATCAATGGTTGATGAAACTCATGGGACTCGTATACAACAACCTGAGGAAGTTATCGAGGTGATCCCGACAGAGATGGCTGATTTTATGAGAG ATAAGATTTGCAAGAAGGTATTCAGGAATTGGAGCTGGACTTCAAATGGCGGAGTCTGTGATAGGGGTACGAGAGTTATATTGGGATGGAATGCTGATGATATTGATCTTATGGTTGTCTCTCAGTCTGATCAG GATAGGAGGAGCCTGTGGACTGATCTATGCAATTTTAGGGGCATTACTAATGATGTTCCTTGGGTAGTCATGGGGGATTTTAACGCTGCTTTGAACATGGAGGATTTTCTTACAGGTCCATCTTCTCACACGATTGCGATGAGAGATTTTTATGATTGTGTGCAAAATACTGAGCTTATAGATGTGAAGAGTCATGGGCTTCATTTTACATGGAGTCAAAGACCAAAGGATGGGGTGGGAACTCTTAAGAAGATTGACCGGATTATGGGTAATGTCAAACTTTTAGATGTTTTTCCGGATGCGTATGCTATGTTCCAGCCATTCCGTGTTTCGGATCATGCTCCTGGAATTTTGAGGTTAGCTTCGATGGATACGGGTAGGCCAAAACCTTTTAAGTTTCCAAATTTTATTACGTCGAAGCCTGATTTTGGCCAAGCAGTTACCGCTGAATGGTCTAAAAATGTGGAGGGGGTTGCCATGTATTCTGTTGTTCAAAAAATGAAGAGTTTGAAACCTCACTTTAGGAGGATCCTTCGTAACCAGGGCAATTTACACAAGAGAGTTACTGAGCTGCGGAACCAACTGGATCAGATTCAAAAGCAAGTTGATGCTAGTCCATTTGATACGGCTTTGCGGTCTTCAGAAGCTATTTGTCTTCAAGAGTACAAGATTGCAGCTTATGACGAGGAGTGTTTTCTAAAACAAAAGGCTAAAGTTCAGTGGCTTTGTGCGGGTGATTCAAACACCTCTTACTTTCATAATTATGTGAAAGGCAGGAATGCTCGGAGTAAAATTCATTGCATCAAAGACACGAAGGGGAACCTGTTTGAAGGTGATGATGTGCCTACGGCTCTTCTTGCTCATTACTCGGTTTTCATGGGCACGGAAGATCAAGTTGATAAGGTGGATGATACAGATATGTTTGTTAATGTCTTGCAACCCAATGTGGCAGAAAATATGGTTAGACAGGTTACTGAAGATGAAGTCAAACGGGCGATGTTTAGTATAGGTGAAAATAAGGCGCCGGGTCCGGATGGATATACGTCAGCTTTCTTTAAGAAGTCTTGGGATGTTGTGGGTGGCGAGGTGACTAAGGCAGTGCTTGATTTCTTTAGTAATGGGCAAATTCTTAAACAAATCAATCATACGATTCTTGCATTGGTTCCGAAGGTTGAAACGCCAAATACGGTACTTGATTACCGTCCGATATCGTGCTGTAATGTGTTATATAAGTGTATTAGCAAAATAATCACTGATCGGATTAAAAGGGGCTTGGGATATTTAGTGAATATAAACCAATCTGCGTTTGTTCCTGGAAGGAAGATATCCGATAATATTCTTCTTACTCAGGAACTCATGCATAATTACCATGTAGATCGAGGCCCTCCTAGATGTGCTTTGAAGATTGATATTCAGAAAGCGTATGATACTGTTAGCTGGTCGTTTTTGGAGGAGATCCTAATCAGGTTTGGTTTCCATCAGAAAATGATTTCTTGGATTATGGCTTGTGTCACAACAGTCTCGTATTCGGTTAGCATTAATGGCGAGTTACATGGCTATTTTAGAGGGAAGCGGGGGCTTAGACAAGGAGATCCAATGTCTCCATACTTATTTACATTAGTGATGGAGGTTTTATCTCTTATGTTGCAGAAGATGGCTCTAAATAATGCATTCAG CGTCTCCGGTCTCGTGCCTAGTCTGCCGAAGAGTACAATATTCTTTTGTAATGTTCCAAGCGATGTCAAATCTAACATTCTGAGTTTGTTGCCGTTTCGTGAGGGCTCTCTTCCGGTCCGTTATCTTGGAGTTCCCCTAATTTCCACCAGACTCTCATTTAGAGACTGCAGAATCCTAGTGGAACGTATGGAGAGGAAGGTTGATAATTGGTTGACTAAATCTTTATCCTTTGCAGGAAGGTTGCAGCTTATTAAGTCTGTCCTATCGGCAATGTATACATATTGGGCGTCGGTGTTCATCTTGCCAATGCGTATTGTGAAGGATCTAGAAAAGAGAATGAGAAGGTTTCTATGGAATGCAAGCTCTTCGAGGAGTACTCGGTCTAAAGTCCCATGGAAAGATGTTTGCAAACCTAAGGAGGAGGGAGGCCTTGGTATCCGTAGTATATCGGAGGTTAACAAAGCCCTTATCACGTCGCATATTTGGAGTATCATCACCAATAGAGAATCTCTATGGGTCCAATGGATTCATGCTTACAGGTTAAAAGGTCGGAACTTTTGGGAGATTCCAGCACGGGGGAATCTGACTTGGAGTTGGCGGAAGATATTAGCCATTCGAAGTTTAGTTCGTCCGTTTGTTTGGAAGTCTATTGGTAACGGTAACGGGACTAATGTGTGGAGTGACAATTGGTGTTCATGCAGTCCCATTCGACATTTCATCACTCCAAGGATGATAGCTCGAGAAGGTTTTACTTTGACAAATACAGTGGCTGACATCATTGATAGTAATGGGGACTGGCGATGGCCACATGCGTGGTTGGATCTCTTTCCGGTTCTAATAAATGTGGCACGGCCTGTCATCGCTCAAGATATGGAGGACAGGTTTGGATGGAAAAGTTTTGATGGGAAAATAGGTCACTTTACTTCTTGGGAGGCATGGAATAATTTGCGGGTTAGGGAGAACAAGGTGGCATGGGTAAACATGGTGTGGTATGGCCAATGTATTCCAAGACATTCGTTCCATATTTGGTTGGTGATAACAAACAAGCTGAAAACTCAAGATAGATTGGCGGTGTGGGAAGCGGGGAGTGAGACGAACCTAATACTTATGTGTTGTCCTTTATGTAAGTATGGTCGAGACTCAAGAGATCATCTATTCTTTCAATGCTGTTTTTCGGCTAAGGTTTGGAACATTGTCAACAAAAGGGTTGATATGGGGATGGTTAATGATACGTGGAGTTCGGTAATGGCTTGGGTTGATCAGCATGCGAACTCAAAGAAGCTGGAGCATATTGTGTGCAAGCTTGTTGTAGCGGCTTCTACATACTTCATATGGCAAGAACGTAACAACCGACTGTTTTCAAACCTGCAACGGAGTGAAAATACGGTAGCACAGCTGATTCTTGATATAGTGCGGCTTCGGATTATGGGGTTCAAGGTGAGCGGTGATGTTAACCATCGGAAGCTACTGGAAAGATGGAAGATAAAGGAGGATGACCCGGGTTAA